From a single Brassica napus cultivar Da-Ae chromosome C9, Da-Ae, whole genome shotgun sequence genomic region:
- the LOC106410989 gene encoding UDP-N-acetylglucosamine--peptide N-acetylglucosaminyltransferase 110 kDa subunit, with amino-acid sequence MDRPETIAVKYEPTTVDSPSSSSAVAVDNKPARPQKLVVLADLNFNPPESDDLDSSSIQIPTPSTTRLSNEESNQDGGCKEVEPGEIEAKKISKVGKCRPRSKIEGSTDCGVDADGDQANQGVSASREEKISNLKMGLIHVARKMPRNAHAHFILGLMFQRLGQSQKAIPEYEKAEEILLGCEPEIARPELLLLVQMHHGQCLLLDGFADSDSVKEIEGVELEEILSKLKDSMKLDVRQATVWNTLGLMLLKAGCLMSAISVLSSLLALVPDNYDCLTNLGVAYLQSGDLELSAKCFQDLVFKDHNHPAALINYAAELLCKHSSTVAGAGANGGPVASEDQKTHLNVAKECLLAAVRADPKSAHAWVNLANSYYMMGDHRSSSKCLEKAAKLDPNCMATRFAVAVQRIKDAERSQDAGDQLSWAGNEMASVIREGESVPIDPPIAWAGLAMAHKAHHEIAAAFVADRNELTEMEERAMYSLKQAVSEDPEDAVRWHQLGLHCLCSQQYKLSQKYLKTAISRSRDCSYAWSNLGISLQLSDEQSEAEEVYKRALAVSTTEDQAHATFSNLGNLYRQKKQYELSKAMFSKALDLKPGYAPAYNNLGLVFVAERRWEEAKFCFEKALEADSLLDAAQSNLLKAKTMSRLCTCFTSSTVVQDS; translated from the exons ACCTCAAAAGCTCGTAGTTTTAGCTGACCTCAATTTCAACCCTCCCGAGAGTGACGATCTCGACTCATCATCGATTCAAATCCCTACTCCTTCCACCACTAG GTTGAGTAACGAGGAAAGTAATCAAGATGGAGGTTGCAAGGAGGTGGAGCCAGGGGAAATAGAAGCGAAAAAGATTAGTAAGGTGGGGAAATGTCGCCCGAGGAGTAAGATTGAGGGGTCAACTGATTGTGGAGTTGATGCGGATGGTGATCAGGCTAATCAAGGGGTCTCTGCATCCCGGGAAGAAAAAATTAGTAACCTCAAAATG GGTTTGATTCATGTTGCAAGGAAGATGCCGAGAAACGCTCATGCCCATTTTATTCTCGGTCTTATGTTCCAACGATTAGGCCAATCTCAAAAG gcaatacCAGAATATGAGAAGGCTGAAGAGATCTTACTAGGTTGTGAGCCAGAAATTGCTCGGCCAGAACTTCTCTTGTTAGTTCAAATGCACCATGGACAG TGTCTTCTTTTGGATGGTTTTGCGGATAGTGACTCTGTTAAAGAGATTGAGGGAGTAGAGCTTGAAGAAATCCTTTCAAAACTAAAGGATTCTATGAAGTTAGATGTTAGACAGGCAACCGTGTGGAATACCCTTGGCTTAATGCTTCTCAAAGCTGGCTGTTTGATG AGTGCCATATCGGTTTTGTCATCTTTGCTGGCTCTTGTTCCTGACAACTATGATTGCCTTACAAACCTTGGAGTTGCTTATCTTCAAAG CGGAGATTTGGAGCTTTCAGCAAAATGTTTCCAAGACTTGGTATTCAAAGACCATAATCATCCTGCTGCTTTGATTAATTATGCTGCTGAGCTTCTCTGCAAACACAGTTCAACTGTCGCTG GTGCCGGAGCTAATGGTGGTCCTGTGGCTTCTGAAGACCAGAAGACACATTTGAATGTCGCAAAGGAATGTCTCTTGGCTGCAGTAAGAGCAGATCCAAAGTCCGCCCATGCATGGGTCAACCTTGCTAATTCGTACTATATGATGGGAGATCACAGAAGTTCCAGCAAATGTTTGGAGAAG GCAGCTAAACTTGATCCCAACTGTATGGCTACAAGATTTGCTGTTGCTGTCCAGCGAATCAAAGATGCTGAAAGGTCTCAGGATGCAGGGGACCAGCTTTCATGGGCTGGCAATGAGATGGCTTCTGTGATAAGAGAAGGAGAATCTGTTCCAATTGACCCTCCCATTGCTTGGGCAGGGCTTGCCATGGCTCATAAGGCACATCATGAGATTGCAGCTGCTTTTGTTGCTGATCGAAATGAATTGACAGAGATGGAAGAACGAGCTATGTACAGCTTAAAGCAG GCAGTAAGTGAGGATCCTGAAGATGCTGTCCGGTGGCATCAGCTTGGTCTTCATTGTCTCTGTTCTCAACAATATAAACTCTCCCAAAAGTACCTCAAGACAGCAATTAGTCGTTCTAGGGATTGTAGCTATGCGTGGTCAAATCTAG GTATCTCGCTGCAGTTATCAGACGAACAATCAGAAGCAGAGGAAGTGTACAAGCGAGCCTTGGCAGTGTCAACAACAGAGGATCAAGCTCACGCCACATTCTCTAACCTCGGTAACCTCTACAGACAGAAGAAGCAGTACGAACTCTCCAAAGCAATGTTCTCAAAGGCGCTGGATCTGAAACCAGGTTATGCACCTGCATACAACAACCTTGGACTCGTGTTTGTGGCTGAACGTAGGTGGGAAGAAGCCAAGTTCTGTTTTGAGAAagcccttgaagctgactcacTGCTTGACGCAGCACAGTCTAACTTGCTTAAAGCCAAAACCATGTCAAGACTCTGTACTTGCTTCACTTCTTCAACTGTTGTCCAAGATTCTTGA
- the LOC106409161 gene encoding nucleoside diphosphate kinase II, chloroplastic: MAGVGQWTLCVASLPSPRLTPAICSSNSSPTTVNFRAELAAFRPQFRLFSRTSPSRRRLRASSSEESGGIFLPHLVASMEQVEETYVMVKPDGIQRGLVGEIITRFEKKGFKLIALKMFQCPRELAEEHYKDLSSKSFFPSLIEYITSGPVVCMAWEGVGVVASARKMIGKTDPLQAEPGTIRGDLAVQTGRNIVHGSDSPENGKREIALWFKEGELCEWDSVLAKWLRE; the protein is encoded by the exons ATGGCTGGGGTTGGTCAATGGACTCTCTGCGTCGCTTCTTTGCCGTCGCCGAGATTAACTCCGGCGATTTGCAGTTCAAACTCTTCTCCAACCACTGTTAACTTCCGCGCTGAGCTGGCAGCATTCCGTCCTCAGTTCCGTCTATTCTCTCGTACGTCTCCGTCCCGTCGCCGTCTTCGCGCTTCCAGCTCCGAGGAGTCAGGAGGAATCTTCCTCCCTCACCTCGTCGCTTCTATG gAGCAAGTTGAGGAGACTTACGTCATGGTGAAACCAGACGGCATACAACGAGGCCTT GTTGGAGAAATCATCACTCGTTTTGAGAAGAAGGGGTTTAAACTCATTGCACTTAAGATGTTCCAGTGCCCTAGAGAGTTAGCTGAG GAACATTATAAGGATCTTAGCTCTAAGTCATTCTTCCCTAGCCTCATTGAGTACATCACTTCAGGCCCTGTTGTGTGTATG gctTGGGAAGGTGTTGGTGTAGTTGCTTCAGCTAGGAAGATGATTGGGAAAACAGATCCTCTTCAAGCTGAACCTGGCACTATTAGAGGAGATCTCGCTGTACAAACTGGAAG GAACATTGTGCATGGTAGTGATAGTCCTGAAAACGGAAAGCGTGAGATTG CTCTGTGGTTCAAAGAAGGCGAGCTATGCGAGTGGGATTCGGTTCTAGCTAAATGGCTAAGGGAATGA
- the LOC106406933 gene encoding heme chaperone HemW: MLRTTASPIFSSFTAKPRTSRLIFKAFNVLLEDTPPSARRNASTNLTTLHQGPPTSAYVHLPFCRKRCHYCDFPIIALGSSSASNTLHEEKRQEEDDDPRIRNYVNLLVREINATRTGFDANPNLKTVFFGGGTPSLVPPKLVSLVLETLSSSFGLCPDAEISMEMDPGTFGGEKLKELMDLGVNRVSLGVQAFQDELLRACGRAHGVSEVYEAIEIVKSCGVGNWSMDLISSLPHQTLEMWEESLRLAIESQPSHVSVYDLQVEQGTKFGNVYTPGQSPLPSETQSAEFYKTASSMLRGAGYDHYEVSSYSKDGFKCKHNLIYWKNKPFYAFGLGSASYVGGLRFSRPRRLKEYTNYVADLENGAANWCGDGSVDLKDVATDIIMLSFRTSKGLELKEFGEAFGRKVVKSICKVYEPYVESGHIVCLDGMRREVVSDEFKKLVGNDEVKIEDHVRYLTLRDPDGFLLSNELISLAFGVIFP; this comes from the exons ATGCTCAGAACAACGGCTTCCCCAATTTTCTCGTCCTTTACAGCTAAACCCagaacctcgaggttaattttcAAAGCTTTCAACGTCCTTCTCGAAGATACCCCACCAAGTGCTCGACGAAATGCGTCAACGAATCTAACAACCTTACACCAAGGCCCTCCAACCTCAGCCTACGTCCACCTCCCCTTCTGCCGCAAACGCTGCCACTACTGCGACTTCCCCATCATTGCTCTAGGCTCCTCCTCTGCTTCAAACACTCTCCACGAGGAAAAAAGacaagaagaagacgacgaccCACGTATCAGAAACTACGTGAACTTGCTCGTCAGAGAGATAAACGCGACAAGAACAGGTTTCGACGCGAACCCGAATCTAAAGACAGTGTTTTTCGGGGGAGGCACGCCTTCTCTCGTCCCTCCGAAGCTTGTCTCTTTGGTCCTCGAAACGCTGAGTTCGAGTTTCGGGCTGTGTCCTGATGCTGAGATATCGATGGAGATGGATCCAGGAACGTTTGGCGGTGAGAAACTAAAGGAGTTGATGGATTTGGGAGTGAACAGAGTGTCTTTAGGAGTTCAAGCGTTTCAAGATGAGCTTTTGAGAGCTTGTGGTAGAGCTCACGGTGTCTCTGAAGTGTACGAGGCGATAGAGATTGTTAAGTCATGTGGAGTTGGGAATTGGAGTATGGATCTTATATCTTCTCTGCCTCACCAGACGTTGGAGATGTGGGAAGAGAGTTTGAGATTAGCTATTGAGTCTCAGCCAAGTCATGTCTCTGTGTATGATCTGCAAGTGGAACAAGGCACCAAGTTTGGAAACGT GTACACTCCAGGCCAGTCTCCTCTTCCTTCAGAAACACAATCAGCAGAGTTTTATAAAACAGCATCATCGATGCTCCGTGGTGCAGGTTATGATCATTATGAAGTCAGCAGTTACTCAAAAGACGGGTTCAAGTGCAAACACAACTTGATATACTGGAAGAACAAGCCCTTCTATGCTTTCGGTTTGGGTTCAGCTAGTTACGTTGGAGGGCTGAGGTTTTCAAGGCCAAGGAGGCTTAAGGAATACACAAACTACGTCGCTGACTTGGAGAATGGTGCAGCCAACTGGTGTGGAGACGGTAGTGTTGATCTCAAGGATGTTGCCACAGATATTATAATGCTGTCTTTCAGAACATCTAAAGGGCTCGAACTCAAGGAGTTTGGAGAGGCTTTTGGGAGAAAGGTAGTGAAGTCGATCTGTAAAGTGTATGAGCCTTATGTGGAGAGTGGGCATATTGTTTGTTTGGATGGTATGAGAAGAGAAGTAGTGAGTGATGAATTCAAAAAGTTAGTTGGAAATGATGAAGTGAAGATTGAAGACCATGTGAGATACCTTACGTTGAGAGATCCAGATGGTTTCCTCCTCTCTAATGAGTTGATATCTTTAGCGTTTGGTGTCATATTTCCTTGA
- the LOC106410990 gene encoding protein GET4: MSRERSRRELPPVQEHIDKLKKVVEEGNGYGALQMYKSISARYVTAQRFSEALDILFSGAYVELEHGLVNCGADLAILFVDTLVKAKSPCNDESLDRIRCMFKLFPRVPVPPHLVDVSDDEDVHNLQESLGEARSRVDNLTSFLRAAIRWSAEFGGPSTGYPELHAMLADYLYTECPELDMVRISRHFVRAEDPEKFASMLINFMGRCYPGEDDLAIARAVLMYLSMGNMKDANILMDEIKKQAETLSESDLLQFITYLLETLQRDALPLFSMLRMKFKSCIDREPLLNELLDEVAERFYGVQRKNPLQGMFGDIFKMMG, translated from the exons ATGTCGAGAGAGAGGAGCAGACGTGAATTGCCTCCCGTTCAAGAG CATATTGATAAATTGAAGAAAGTGGTAGAGGAAGGTAATGGCTATGGAGCTTTGCAGATGTACAAATCCATCAGTGCCAG ATATGTTACGGCTCAGAGATTCTCTGAAGCTCTTGATATCCTCTTCTCAGGGGCGTACGTTGAGCTAGAGCACGGCCTGGTGAATTGTGGGGCCGACCTTGCTATTTTGTTTGTTGACACATTAGTTAAAGCCAAGTCACCTTGCAATGACGAGTCTCTTG ATCGTATAAGGTGTATGTTCAAGTTGTTTCCTCGGGTTCCTGTGCCACCTCATTTGGTTGATGTGAGCGATGATGAAGATGTGCATAATCTTCAAGAATCTCTCGGGGAAGCTAGATCAAGGGTTGATAACTTGACTTCCTTCTTGAGAGCTGCTATAAG ATGGTCTGCGGAGTTTGGAGGGCCAAGTACAGGGTATCCTGAGTTGCATGCTATGCTGGCTGATTATCTTTACACCGAGTGTCCTGAACTT GACATGGTTCGAATATCACGGCATTTTGTTAGAGCCGAGGACCCTGAGAAGTTTGCATCTATGCTGATCAACTTCATGGGAAGG TGTTATCCTGGTGAAGATGACCTTGCCATTGCGCGAGCAGTTCTCAT GTATTTATCTATGGGGAACATGAAAGATGCAAATATTCTGATGGATGAGATTAAGAAACAAGCAGAGACCCTTTCAGAATCAGACCTTCTCCAATTTATCACATATCTTCTGGAAAC GTTGCAGAGGGATGCATTGCCTCTTTTCAGTATGTTGAGAATGAAATTTAAGTCTTGCATAGATAGAGAACCACTGCTTAACGAG ttgcTGGACGAGGTTGCAGAGAGGTTTTACGGTGTGCAGCGTAAGAATCCTTTGCAAGGAATGTTTGGAGACATCTTCAAG ATGATGGGCTAA